A region of Methyloversatilis discipulorum DNA encodes the following proteins:
- a CDS encoding PepSY domain-containing protein produces MNLKRIALFVFLPAVIIAAAAGVVLLHAPDSLAGDDHLQARALSQRGDILPLEKIAERARAEKPGKLIDIELEQKKGIWVYEAEILDDAGRVWELKLDARTGALLKMEQDD; encoded by the coding sequence ATGAACCTGAAACGCATCGCACTTTTCGTCTTTCTGCCCGCCGTGATCATCGCCGCGGCCGCCGGCGTCGTGCTGCTGCACGCACCCGACTCCCTGGCCGGCGACGACCACCTTCAGGCGCGTGCGCTGAGCCAGCGCGGCGACATCCTGCCGCTGGAGAAGATCGCCGAGCGCGCGCGCGCCGAGAAGCCGGGCAAGCTGATCGACATCGAACTCGAACAGAAGAAGGGCATCTGGGTGTATGAAGCCGAGATACTCGACGACGCCGGCCGCGTGTGGGAACTGAAGCTGGATGCACGCACCGGCGCACTGCTGAAGATGGAGCAGGACGACTGA
- a CDS encoding ATP-binding protein, with amino-acid sequence MKNALRTRLAAGLAISFVMLAGLQWLLAGIAIERLLKAQLAQRLERDAENLLAALDGEAGAPLKLDDARVGGEYRQPFSGHYFRIVIDGGDDISSRSLWDGTLALPFAGSERIAQSEAAGPQGQSLWLLSAHYEKRGQSVRILVAEDLSALRAGLREWHLLYGLLTLAVVALVLAVQQWVVRRSLAPLDTLRAQMQALERGERERLDVALPDEIAPLVDQFNTLLGMLLRRSQRSRDALGNLAHALKTRLAVLLQVAESPAMAAHPELQQRMTDSTELMRRAIERELRRARLMGGTHPARRSDLRDAAERLAGTLAILHGERSPDIALDIAADITLAMDAEDLMELLGNLMDNACAWCRSRVRLSVERGGDLKLVIEDDGPGCAPEQLESLSARGFRADETKPGHGLGLSIVRDLVDSYGGALEFGPSPVLGGLRVTVHLPSRMALDAPSPEGVRP; translated from the coding sequence GTGAAGAACGCGCTGCGCACCCGTCTTGCCGCCGGTCTGGCGATCAGCTTCGTAATGCTGGCCGGCCTGCAGTGGCTGCTCGCCGGCATCGCCATCGAACGCCTGCTCAAGGCGCAACTGGCGCAGCGACTGGAGCGCGACGCCGAGAACCTGCTGGCGGCACTCGACGGCGAAGCCGGCGCACCGCTGAAGCTCGACGACGCGCGTGTCGGCGGCGAATACCGACAGCCCTTTTCCGGCCATTACTTCCGCATCGTGATCGACGGCGGTGACGACATTTCATCGCGCTCGCTGTGGGACGGCACGCTGGCCCTGCCGTTCGCCGGCAGCGAACGCATCGCGCAGAGCGAGGCCGCCGGCCCGCAGGGACAGTCGCTGTGGTTGCTGTCGGCGCACTACGAAAAGCGCGGCCAGTCGGTACGCATACTGGTCGCCGAAGACCTGTCGGCACTGCGCGCCGGGCTGCGCGAGTGGCACCTGCTGTACGGCCTGCTGACGCTGGCCGTGGTCGCGCTCGTGCTCGCGGTGCAGCAGTGGGTGGTGCGCCGTTCGCTGGCGCCGCTCGATACGCTGCGCGCGCAGATGCAGGCGCTCGAACGCGGCGAACGCGAACGGCTCGACGTCGCGCTGCCGGACGAGATCGCGCCGCTGGTCGATCAGTTCAACACGCTGCTCGGCATGCTGCTGCGCCGCTCGCAACGCTCGCGCGACGCACTCGGCAACCTGGCGCACGCGCTGAAGACGCGGCTGGCAGTACTGCTGCAGGTGGCCGAATCGCCGGCGATGGCGGCCCACCCCGAACTGCAGCAGCGCATGACCGACAGCACCGAACTGATGCGTCGCGCCATCGAGCGCGAACTGCGCCGCGCCCGGCTGATGGGCGGCACCCACCCGGCCCGTCGCAGCGACCTGCGCGACGCAGCCGAGCGGCTGGCGGGCACGCTGGCCATCCTGCACGGCGAACGCTCGCCGGACATTGCGCTCGACATCGCTGCCGACATCACGCTGGCGATGGACGCGGAAGACCTGATGGAGCTGCTTGGCAACCTGATGGACAACGCCTGCGCCTGGTGCCGCAGCCGCGTGCGGCTGTCGGTCGAACGTGGCGGCGACCTCAAGCTGGTGATCGAGGACGACGGCCCGGGCTGCGCGCCCGAACAACTCGAATCGCTCAGCGCGCGCGGCTTTCGCGCGGACGAGACAAAACCGGGCCACGGCCTCGGCCTGTCCATCGTGCGCGACCTGGTCGACAGCTATGGCGGCGCACTCGAATTCGGACCGTCACCGGTCCTCGGCGGACTGCGCGTCACCGTGCATCTGCCGTCACGCATGGCGCTCGATGCGCCCTCACCCGAAGGAGTACGGCCATGA
- the clsB gene encoding cardiolipin synthase ClsB, giving the protein MTRLLPGNEVMLLVCGMQYFPALEEAIDRAHSEIFLETYIFDDDDTGRRIAAALARAARRGVRVRVLVDGFGARDFEDTHQSALEAAGVHVLMFRPEVGRMSFRRNRLRRMHRKMAVVDAQTGFVGGINIIDDMHTPGHTPPRFDYAVRVRGPLVARMHLECQKLWERVAWATLQFRPRLPRTSRYANRHTGKVRAALLVRDNLRHRHDIENAYLQAIDGAFEEVLIANAYFLPGRRFRQALIAAAARGVKVTLILQGRVEYALLHYASQALYGSLLSQGIRIFEYRRSFLHAKAAVIDQHWATVGSSNIDPFSLMLAREANIVVHDIGFANELRQSLRAAARHGGRELRHRQWKTRPLHERLLRWIAYGMVRLMIGLAGERVSRHMLRKK; this is encoded by the coding sequence ATGACCCGCCTGCTGCCCGGCAACGAGGTCATGCTGCTGGTGTGCGGCATGCAGTACTTTCCGGCGCTGGAAGAGGCGATCGACCGCGCGCACAGCGAAATCTTCCTCGAAACCTATATCTTCGACGACGACGACACCGGGCGCCGCATCGCCGCCGCACTGGCGCGCGCGGCACGGCGCGGCGTGCGCGTACGCGTGCTGGTCGATGGCTTCGGCGCGCGCGACTTCGAGGACACGCACCAGAGCGCACTCGAAGCCGCCGGCGTACATGTGCTGATGTTCCGCCCGGAAGTCGGCCGCATGAGCTTCCGCCGCAACCGTCTGCGTCGCATGCACCGCAAGATGGCGGTGGTCGACGCGCAGACCGGTTTCGTCGGCGGCATCAACATCATCGACGACATGCATACGCCCGGCCACACGCCGCCGCGCTTCGACTACGCGGTGCGCGTGCGCGGGCCGCTGGTGGCGCGCATGCATCTCGAATGCCAGAAGCTGTGGGAGCGCGTCGCCTGGGCGACGCTGCAGTTCCGGCCGCGCCTGCCGCGTACCAGCCGCTACGCCAACCGGCACACCGGCAAGGTGCGAGCGGCGCTGCTGGTGCGCGACAACCTGCGCCACCGACACGACATCGAGAACGCCTACCTGCAGGCGATAGACGGCGCCTTCGAGGAGGTGCTGATCGCCAACGCCTACTTCCTGCCCGGCCGTCGCTTCCGTCAGGCCTTGATCGCTGCCGCCGCGCGCGGCGTCAAGGTGACGCTCATCCTGCAAGGGCGGGTCGAGTACGCGCTGCTTCATTACGCCTCGCAGGCGCTGTACGGCTCGCTGCTGTCGCAGGGCATACGCATTTTCGAATACCGGCGCAGCTTCCTGCACGCCAAGGCGGCAGTGATCGACCAGCACTGGGCCACCGTCGGCTCCAGCAATATCGACCCCTTCAGCCTGATGCTGGCGCGCGAGGCGAACATCGTCGTGCACGACATCGGCTTCGCCAACGAACTGCGCCAGAGCCTGCGCGCCGCCGCCCGCCACGGCGGACGCGAGTTGCGGCACCGCCAGTGGAAGACCCGTCCGCTGCACGAACGGCTGCTGCGCTGGATCGCCTACGGCATGGTGCGACTGATGATCGGCCTCGCTGGCGAACGGGTGAGCCGGCACATGCTGCGCAAGAAATAG
- a CDS encoding response regulator transcription factor, with the protein MRLLLAEDDETLVAGLKPLLERAGYAVDVATDGVFAQLSAEAIDYDLVILDLGLPRRNGVDVLRQWRDARRAMPVVVLTARDTWQEKVEVLNAGADDYVCKPFHSEELLARIAAVLKRSAARRAPGPLARGALRLDEATQSAALDGGAPIELSSIEFRLLRCFMLHAGQVLSQQRLNEHLYDHATDHDSNVIEAHITRLRRKIGRDWIQTRRGQGYVFDAPEAP; encoded by the coding sequence ATGCGCCTGTTGCTGGCTGAAGACGACGAAACACTGGTTGCCGGACTGAAGCCGCTGCTCGAACGCGCCGGCTACGCGGTCGACGTCGCGACCGACGGCGTGTTCGCGCAGCTGTCGGCAGAAGCCATCGACTACGACCTCGTGATACTCGATCTCGGTCTGCCGCGGCGCAACGGCGTCGACGTACTGCGCCAGTGGCGCGACGCGCGGCGCGCGATGCCGGTAGTCGTGCTGACCGCGCGCGACACCTGGCAGGAAAAGGTCGAGGTGCTCAACGCTGGCGCCGACGACTACGTCTGCAAGCCCTTCCACAGCGAGGAACTGCTGGCGCGCATCGCCGCTGTGCTGAAGCGCAGTGCGGCGCGGCGCGCGCCGGGGCCGCTGGCACGCGGCGCACTGCGGCTCGACGAAGCAACGCAGAGCGCCGCGCTCGATGGCGGCGCCCCGATAGAACTGAGCAGCATCGAATTCCGCCTGCTGCGCTGCTTCATGCTGCACGCCGGCCAGGTGCTGTCGCAGCAACGCCTGAACGAACACCTGTACGACCACGCCACCGATCACGACAGCAATGTGATCGAAGCCCACATCACCCGGCTGCGCCGCAAGATCGGTCGCGACTGGATACAGACGCGGCGCGGTCAGGGCTATGTGTTCGACGCGCCGGAGGCGCCGTGA